In a single window of the Streptomyces sp. CGMCC 4.7035 genome:
- the paaD gene encoding 1,2-phenylacetyl-CoA epoxidase subunit PaaD translates to MVTTTTAVEEELRRLAGSVPDPELPVLTLEELGVLRAVHVHGGGKVEVELTPTYTGCPALETMSLDIERVLHEHGVREVVVRTVLAPAWSTDDISDEGRRKLREFGIAPPRARQREASGPVAVELGPTRKVTGSPEPDGPVRCPYCGSAETELLSRFSSTACKALRRCLDCREPFDHFKEL, encoded by the coding sequence ATGGTGACGACAACCACGGCCGTCGAAGAGGAACTGCGCCGGCTCGCCGGCTCCGTCCCCGACCCGGAGCTGCCCGTGCTGACCCTGGAAGAACTGGGCGTCCTGCGAGCGGTCCATGTGCACGGCGGGGGCAAGGTGGAGGTCGAGCTGACCCCGACCTACACGGGATGCCCCGCGCTCGAAACGATGTCCCTGGACATAGAGCGGGTGCTGCACGAACACGGCGTACGCGAGGTCGTCGTGCGCACGGTGCTCGCCCCCGCATGGTCGACGGACGACATCTCCGACGAAGGCCGTCGCAAACTACGGGAGTTCGGGATAGCCCCGCCACGCGCACGGCAGCGGGAGGCGTCCGGGCCAGTAGCGGTGGAGCTGGGGCCGACGCGTAAGGTCACCGGCTCCCCCGAGCCGGACGGCCCCGTACGCTGCCCCTACTGCGGGTCCGCCGAAACCGAGCTGCTGAGCCGTTTCTCCTCCACCGCGTGCAAAGCGCTGCGCCGCTGCCTGGACTGCCGCGAGCCGTTCGACCACTTCAAGGAGTTGTGA